The Granulicella arctica genome segment CCGGAGCTGCTGGAGGTCATCTGGCTGAGGCCCTGGAGTTCGCCGAACTGACGCTCGAGGGGAGCTGTCACGGTGGTGGCCATGACGTCCGGGCTGGCTCCCGGATAGAAGGTGAGGATCTGGATTGTGGGGTAGTCGACCTCCGGGAGGGCGGAGACCGGCAGTTGCGTGTACCCCACGATGCCGATGAGCAGGATTGCCGCCATCAGCAGCGACGTCGCGACGGGCCGAAGTATAAAGGGACGCGAAGGACTCAAGGAGCGTCACTCCCTGTGGTGCTGGTCGGGAGCGGCGTCTTGGAGATAGCGATCTTTGCCTTGTCCTGAAGTTTTTCGAAGCTGCTGGTGGCGAGGACGTCTCCAGGGTTGATGCCAGTGATCTGGGTGATGCCGCCGTCCGTTACGCCGGTCTTGATGGTGCGCATGTGGGCGACGCTGTCCTGAATGACGTAGACGAAGGCAAGGTCGCCGTTATGTTGAATGGCGGGCGAAGGGATCAGCGTCGCTCCCTGCAAGGTGTTGACGAGCAGGCGGGTGTTGACGAACTCGTTCGGGTAGAGGATGAGGTCTTTGTTGTCGAACGAGGCGCGTGCTTTGAGTGTGCCTGTGGTGGTGTCGATCTGGTTGTCGAGTGTCAGGAGAGTTCCAGTGGCGATTTTCTTCAGGGCTGCACGGTCGTAGGCATCGACGGGGAGCTTTGCGTTCTGGCGAAGGCGGGGTGCTACCTGTCCGAGGGTGTCTTCGGCGATGGTGAAGATGACGGTGATGGGCTGGACCTGAGTGATGACTGCCAGCGTTGTAGTTCCGTTGGCGGTGACGACGTTGCCGGGATCGACCAGCCGGAGGCCGACGCGCCCGGTAAAGGGGGCTACGATGTGACAGTAATCAACCTGGATCTGGTCATACTGCACGGTCCCTTCGTCGTTCTTGACGGTGCCCTGGTCCTGGAGGACGACCTTTTCCTGATCGTCGAGGGTCTGCTTGGGGATGGCGTTTCGGGCCCATGCGGCACGATAGCGCTCGACGTCCATCTGCGCCTGGGCGAGGATGTTCTGGTCGCGTTCGAGGATGCCCTGCGCCTGGAGCAGGGTGGCGCGGTAGGGGCGGGAATCGATGTCGATCAAAGGCTCGCCCTTGCGGACGATCTGACCTTCCTTGTAGTGCACGGTGGTGATGACACCGCTGACCTGGGCCGTGATCGAGGAGGTATAGACCGGGGTGACGGTGCCAATGGCGTCAAGATAGACGCCGATGTCTCCGCGCTGCGCGGTTGCGGTGGTGATGGTGACGGTGCCGCCGGCAGCGCCGCGACGTCCGCCGCCGGGAGTGACGGGCGTGTTTTTGCGGGTGAGGATCACGTAAAAACCGACTGCGAAGATGAGAAGCAGGGCAACCCATACGACGATGCGAACGACCTTACTGCGCGGCTTGGCCGATTCGGGGGCCGGGAGCTGGTGGTCGGCTCCGAGATGTGGATACTCGTTTGGTTCAGCTGGCAATGTTTTTTCCTCGTCAGGATTGAAGGGGCGCTGCCCTGCGCAATCTGGCTGTATGTAAATCTCGTCCGGCAAGGTATGGACGGATGAGGTTATCTATAAAGTTGCAACACTTTTAGCTTGTGCGTAAGTCGATCATGTCGAGCAACTTATCTCAGGGAGAAGAGCTTTCTTGTTTTGGAGGTAACGGGGCGATCATCCGATGAGCTCCTGTGTTGTGATCTGGTAGCCAAAAGTTTACCGCTGCTTTGAGCGAATAAGGTGAAAGGTCTTTTAGAGCGATAGTTTTCGGTTGTTGCGCACGCGGGAAGAAGGGGGTGCTTTCGGCAATATGGGCTCTGTAGTACCCTTTGAGAGAAGGTCCAAATCACTATGAATCGTGTTATCGCAGCAGTCCGAATGCTTATGGCCATGCGCGCCCCAGGCGGCATAAGGCCAGCGTCGGATCTGTGAGTCACTCGCACAACCTCCTTCCCTGAGCAGCCGTCTGGGGCCATCCGCCCGTAGGCCTTTTTGCGTCCCCTGTTCAGTTAACAAAGGAGGAGTTCTTGTCCGAAGCCCCTATTTTGCAGCCCTCGACGTTGGCGATCCACGGTAATCGTGTCCGTGAGAAGCAGTCAAACTCGATTCTTTTTCCTATCCACCAGACGGCGACCTATGTGCATGAGACCGTAGGCGTCACGAAGGGCTACGGCTACTCGCGTGGCGGAAACCCTACGGTCAATGCGCTTGAGCAGGCTATTGCCGCGCTGGAAGGGACGGCGACCGCGCTCTGTTTCCGCTCGGGCATGGGTGCGATCAGCACGCTTTGCCTAGCGCTGCTGAAGGCCGGCGATCATGTGATTCTCTCCGAGGTGGTGTACGGGGGAACGATACGGCTCTTCCGGCAGGTGCTGGAGAACTTTGCGATTGAGTACAGCTTTGTCGATACAGCTGACCTCGATGCCGTGCGGCAGGCGATTCGGCCCAATTCGAAGCTGCTATTCGTTGAGACACCAGCGAATCCTACGATGAAGCTGGCGGATGTGGCTGCGTTGGCGGAGATCGCGCATGCGAAGGGGCTGCTGCTTGCGGTGGACAATACGTTTCTGACGCCGCTGTTGCAGGATGTGCTGAAGCTTGGCGCGGATATATCGATGCTGTCGACGACTAAATATATAGATGGCCACAATGCGACGATTGGGGGTTCGCTGGCGACGCATGACGAGACACTGACTGAGCGGTTGCGACTGGTTCGCAAGACACTGGGGACGATCCAGGCACCGTTCGATGCATGGCTTACATTGCAGGGGCTCAAGACGCTTCCGGCGCGACTGGAGCTGCATTGCCGCCATGCGGCGGCGGTTGCTGCGTGGCTTGAAGCGGATTCGCGGGTGCATTGCGTGAACTATCCGGGGCTCGATTCGTTTGCGCAGAAGGCGATTGCGGAGCGGCAGCAGAGCGGCTTTGGCGGGATGCTGTCGTTTGAGCTGGATGCGTCGGTGGAGGAGTCGCTGCGCTTTATCGATGCGCTGAAGCTGTGCACGTGTGCTGAGAGTTTGGGGAGTGTCGAGACGCTGGTGACGAATCCGGCTACGGCGTCGCACTGCGATCTTTCTTCGGAGGAGCGTGCGAAGCTTGGCGTGTCGGATCGTTTGATCCGGTTGTCGGTGGGGCTGGAGGCTCCGCAGGATTTGATTGCGGACTTTGAGCAGGCCTTTGCCGCGGTGTTTGGCGCAGATGGAGGTGCTCGATGAAGCTTGCGAGCCGTCTTGTGAACTTCGATGTCTGCCCGGACGATCCGTTCCGGCCGATGAGCACGCCGATCTACCAGACGGCGACCTTCGAGCAGTTGGAGGCCGATGCGTTTGGTCAGTATGACTACTCCCGTAGCGGGAACCCAACGCGGAAGGTGCTGGAAGATCAGCTTGCGGCGCTTGAAAACGGGACGCGGGGCTTCTGTTTTTCGAGCGGGATGGCGGCGATCACGACGGTCACGCATCTGTTGAAGGCTGGGGACGAGATTCTTGCGGACTGGGATCTGTATGGAGGGGCGAGCCGTCTCTTTGCGCGGGTGCTGAATCGTAGCGGCGTTACGGTTCGGTATGTGGACGCTTCGAACGTGGAGAGCGTTGCTGCGGCGATGACGCCTGCTACGCGGCTGGTGTATGCGGAGTCGCCGACGAATCCTCTGCTGCGCGTGCTCGATCTGAAGGGATTGGCTGAGGTAGCTCATGCCGGGAGTGCGTTGTTCTGCGTGGATAACAGCACGATGTCACCGTATCTTCAGAATCCGCTGGATCTTGGGGTCGATATCGTTCTGCATTCGGCGACGAAGTTTCTGTGCGGTCACAGCGATGTGACTGGCGGGACGATCATTGTGAAGGATGCGGCGCTCGCAGAGGAGATCTACTTTCTCCAGAATGCTGAAGGAAGTGCGCTGGGGCCGTTCGATTGCTTTTTGCTGTTGCGCGGGATGAAGACGCTGAAGCTGCGTATGGACGCCCAGCAGAAGAACGCCGAGGCGGTTGCGAGCTTTCTTGCGGCGCATCCGAAGGTGCGGGCGGTGCACTATCCTGGGCTGCCGAGTCATCCTAACTACGCGATTCAGCAACGACAGGCTCGGGGTGGGGGAGCGATCCTCAGCTTCTGCGTGGGTTCTCCGGAGGCGGCTAAACAACTTGCTGAGAAGACACAGCTCTTCCGCATCTCGGTGAGCTTCGGGAGTGTCAACTCCACGATCAGTGTGCCGGTGAAGATGTCTCATGCGAGCGTTCCGTTGGAGTTGCGGGATTCGCGGGGGATTCCCGAGGACCTGATCCGGTTGTCGGTGGGGATCGAGGATGCGGGTGATCTGATTGCGGATTTGGAGGCGCAATTGGAGTCGATCTGAGCTGTTGCTTGATGGATAGGCTCGAGATTAGCCGGGCCTGTCCGCACTCCTCCATTGCCTGAAGGGAGCACGCTCGAAAAGCTTCCTGGCAAATAATCCTGTGCGTGGCGCAACGGTCTGACGTGTGGATGCACCATGCATTCGTTACCGGGCCCATCTTACGGGAGCCTCCGCTCCTATTTCGAATCAAGGAGAATTTGCCATGTCTACTACCACCGCACCCATTGGCGCGGAGTTTGCCCATGATGAAAAGGCATTCCGCAGCAAGATTCCATACACGCTTCACTCGACCAACCTGAAGGGCGCATACTCCGTTGCAGCACCGCCGGACGACTTCGACCCCAAAACCGCGAGCCAGCTCGATCTGATCAAGCATGGTTTGCTGTGGCGTAAGCCGACGGCAGAGGATTCTCCGGAGCTACGGGAGGCGTGGGACAGGTTCTTCTCACGCAAGTGGCTGGCGAAGGATCGGATCATCCCCAAGCTCGAACCGCAGGTCGGCAAGACGCACAACCTGAAGAAGTTGCCGAAGAAGATGACGGACGGCTCGTATCTGGGGACGGTGTGGTCTGGGGCGGGCGGCAAGACGGGAACCTGGACCGGCATCATCGGCTACTGGAAGGTTCCGACGGTGAGCAAGCCGAGCGAGCCGCAGGGTGAAGAGGGCGGCTGGAACTCCTCTTCGTGGCTGGGCCTGGATGGATTCTTCGTCTCGGACGATGTCTTGCAGGCGGGAGTTCAGCAGTACGTCAATGCAAATGGCGTAGCTTCGTATGTTGCCTGGTATGAGTGGTATGCGCCCGCTGAGCCGGGATCGCCAGCCTATATCTATCAGACGAACATTCCGAACTTTCCGGTGAGCCCTGGCCAGCAGGTGTACTGCTCGGTGCAGTACTTGAGCAACAAGACAGGGGGATCGATCTCGTTCGCGAATGAGGCGACGGGACAGCACTTCTCGATCACGCTGGCTCCTCCTCCGGGCGCGAGCTTCAACGGAAGCTCGTATGAGTGGATCATGGAGGCTCCGGACGGCGGCGAACCATACTCTTCGCTACCGAAGTTCACTCCGGTTACCTTCACGACAGCAGTTGCATGCGGATCCGGAACGACGGCGAATCCGCTGACGGGCGACATCTTGAACCTCGAAACCGCAGGAGGGAAGGTGCTGACCTCAGTTACGGTAGGGAGCGACACGGCGACGATCAGCTTTATTGGTTAATTGCTAATGGGGAGGGTGCAGGTAGAGATACCTGCATCCTTCTCAATTTATTTAATGGTCATCGGCGAAGAGTGCAGCGGATTTTTTTGCTAACTATTAGTTGCTAACTAAAGGATTAGTTGCCCGTCTGATGTTTAGACGGATATGCCTCCTAAGAGATCCATTACGTTGACGGAAGCCGAGTTGAGGCTGATGAAGATTCTCTGGCAGCGTGGGGAGTCGGCTGTCGGCGACCTGGTCGCGGCGATGCCGGATAGTGCTCCGCTGGCGTATAACTCGGTGCTGACGACGATTCGCATCCTGGAGCAGAAGGGCTATGTCTATCACCGGCAGGAGGGCAGGGCGTATCTTTATAGCCCGTGCGTTGCCGAGCATGAGGCTGGCCGGTCGGAGGTGCGCCATATGCTGCAGCGGTTCTTCGGAAACTCGCGGGAACGGTTGCTGCTCTCGCTGTTGGGTGACGAGGACATCACGCCAGAGGAGTTGGCTCGGCTCAAGGAAGCGATTGCGCATGCGGCAGAGGATAGCCCAGATGGCACTTCGGGGGTGAACTAGGCCATGCACGGTATCTATAGTCTGGCGCAGTTTGGGGGAGTTTCGCTGGTTTCGGGGATATGGCAGGGGTTCGTGATTGCCTTTGCGGTATGGTTCTGCCTGCGACTGGTGCCGAAGACGGCTCCGGCTCTGCGGTTCGCGATCTGGAGCTTTGTGTTTGTGGTGATTGCGGTGCTTCCGCTATTGGAGAGTCTACTGTTGAGGCAGGCGGTTCATCCGGTTGGAGCGTCGCTGGTGCGACTGGATGTGCGCTGGAGCGTAGCTCTAGGCGTGGTGTGGCTGGCCCTGTCTCTGTTTCGTGCGGCTGAATTAGTGGTTCAGGTGTTCCGGGTGAGGTCACTGGCGAAGCGGTCGGTGCCAGTGGATGCGGGTGTGGTTTGTGCGGGGCTTCTTTCGAGTGGACGTAGGCGTGTGCTGCTCTGCACGTCGACGGAGCTGGATCGACCGAGTGTGATTGGCTTCTTCTCGCCTCGGATTCTTGTTCCGGCGTGGCTGTTTGCAGAGCTTGGCGAACCGGAGCTGGAGCAGATTGTGCTTCATGAAGTGGAACATCTGCGCCGGAGCGATGATTGGTTGAATCTGTTGCAGAAGCTCAGCCTGGTGCTGTTTCCGTTGAACCCGATTCTGATGTGGGTGGAGCGGCGACTTTGCTTTGAGCGAGAGTTGGCGTGCGATGACGGTGTACTGCGGAGGACCAAGGCACCGCGGACGTATGCGACCTGCCTGACTGAGCTTGCGGAGCGAGGGCTGGATCGTCGTGCGATGTCGTTAGCGCTGGGAGCGCTTGAGCGACAGTCTCAACTGGGCCGCCGGGTGCATCGTATCTTGCGGCGTGAGGCGACGCTGACTGCTATGCAGGCGCGTGGGTTGATGGGAGCGGTGGTGCTGGGGATGCTCGGTGGAGCAGTTGGGTTGGCTCGGTGCCCGCAGGTGGTGTCGTTCGCTGGGGCTCGACCGGTGCAGGCGGAAGCGCATGTCGATGAGGCTGCTCCGATGCCGGGTATTCGGTCGGTAAGGGCGGAGCGCGTCGTGTATGAGGATGCGCCGCATATGACGCTTTTGAAGGCTTCGATGGATTCGAGGCAGCCAGCTTCCGGACAGATACAGACAGTCACAAAACATGCTGTTACGAAACCGGCAAAGGCTAAGAAGGTTCAGCGGCCAATTGTTCAGCGTGCCCAAGCAGAGGCGAATCGTCCACAGATTCAGCGATGGGTGGTTCTTACGTCGTGGAGTGTAGATGCTCGTCCGAGCATGACTCTTCCGGTGGTAGAAGAGCGTACTATTTTTCTTCCTTATGCAGCCGTGCCTACTGCTGACGGCTGGCTTGTCGTTCAACTTTAGCGATGTTTCATCTCTTTCGAGGTTTTCTTATGACTGCTTTAACTAATCAATTAGTTGTCAGGGCGAGACGGATTGTTGTTCCTACTGCGGCTTTCCTTGTACTCTTTCTGGCGGTTGCGTTTTACTTCAACCACTCGGGTGTTCATGCTGCGAGCAACCCTTCGTCACCGCTTGATGACAATAGTGTTGCTTCGCTAACGGCTCTCGACAATGCGGTCGAGTCGGTTGCTGCTCGTGTGACACCTGCCGTGGTGAATGTTGCCGTCACTTCGAAGGAGTCCCCGGGGCAGAACTCCTCGGACATGCAAGGGCAGTTGCAGAATCTGCCGCCGGGCTTTGCGCAGTTCTTCGGTGGCCAGATACCGCAGCAACAACAGGGACCACAGATTGAGCATGGTATCGGCAGCGGCGTGATTATCTCGCCGGATGGCTATATTGTGACCAACAATCATGTCATCGACGGTGCGGTGCAGATTCGTGTGACGCTGCACGACCGGAGAATCCTGACGGCGAAGCTGATCGGCGCGGACAAGCTGACGGATCTAGCGGTCATCAAGGTGGATGCGAAGGAGCTGCCCAGCATCTCGTGGGGCAACTCGAGCCAGTTGCATCCGGGGCAGACGGTGTTGGCCTTTGGTAGCCCCTTCGGCTACTTCCAGTTCTCGGTGACGCGCGGTATTGTGAGCGCGGTCGATCGGCCGAATCCTTACTCGGATGATGCACGCAAGCCTGGCGGATATATCCAGACGGATGCGGCGATCAATCCGGGTAACTCTGGTGGGCCGTTGGTGAATGCTCATGGTGAGCTGATTGGGATCAACACATTCATCATCTCGAACAGCGGGTCGTTTGCCGGGGCGGGTTTTGCTATCCCTTCGCAGATCGCCAAGGCTACAGTGGATCAGTTGATCAAGACGGGCAGCGTGCACCATGGCTACATCGGTATTGCGATGAACGATGTTACTCCGGCGAACGCGAGCTTCTTCCACTTACAAGATGCGAGCGGTGCGATTGTTGCTCAGGTAACACCGGACTCGCCTGCGAGTCGTGCCGGTCTGGAGCAGGGGGATGTTATCACTGGGTTGAACGGCAGCAAGGTCGTCAACGGGAGCGCATTGCAGGTTGCGGTGAGTCAGATCGCCCCGGGCAACACGATCTCGCTTGGTGTGTTGCGTGATGGAAGTGCGAAGACGCTCAGCCTGAAGGTGGGCGAGTATCACTCGGGAACACAGGTAGCGAGCGATGATGACGCATCTTCGCCGCAGGGCGGCAAGCTGGGGCTGGCGGTCAACGATCTGACTCCCGATCTGCGGCAGCGACTCAGCGTGCCGGCACAGGTATATGGTGTGGCGGTGCAGGGCGTTCGTCCTGCAAGCCCTGCGGATGATGCGGGGCTTGCGCCGGGTGATGTCATCCTCGAGGTGAATCGTAAGCAGATTCCTTCAGCGGAGCAGTTTGTCAGTGCGGTTCATGCGGTCCCGGCGGGCAAGGACTTGTTACTGCTTGTCTGGTCGAAGGGCAACGCAAGCTATCGGGTGGTTCATCCGGAGCAGGCTGCTGGGTAAGAGGGTATAAAGATGCGGGCCGGTGAGTGAAGGTGCTCCCCGGCCCGCATCTTATTTCCAGCTCTATTGAGCGAGAAGCTTGGTCAGGTAGTCGAGGGCGCGTGGATCGTTTGATTGGCCGAGCCAGAAGACGGCCTGCTTGCGGATGGAGGGCTCTTTGCTGGAGCTGGCGACTTGGATCAACTGCGTTGCGGCCTCGTTTCCGGGCAAGCGCGAGAGGGCGAAGACAGCAGACTTGCGCACCGCATTGTCAGGATCGTTTTCGGCGAGGTCGCGAAGATCGCCGGCGACCTTCTTGCCTCCGATGTTAGCCATCCAGAACTGCGCCTGCTTGCGAACCTGCGGAGAGGTATCGCTGTGGGCCATGCGGATGAGTTCGTTTAGTGCGCCGGAGTCTTTGGAGAGGGTGAGATCGAAGCAGAGCTTCTCGCGGAATTTGGGATCGGTATCGGTGCGGGCGAGATGCTGGATCGCTGCAAAGCCCTCATGGCCATGTCGATTGGTGAGCCAGAACGCAGCCTTTTCGCGAAGAGCTAGATCGTTGTTGGGACTGGTGAGGCTGATGAGCGCCGGGATTGTCTCCGGCGATTGATGCAACGAGATCGCGAAGATGGCGGTGTCGCGCAGGTGATTGGAGTCATCCTTTAGGGCGATGGTCTGGAGCGTGTGAATGCTGTCGGTGGGCGCAACGCCGTTCAGCCAGAGGAAGTGGAGACCGCCGGCATCGAGCTGACGATCGGGATTTTCGAGGCGGATATTTTCGATGTGACCTGATGCGATGCGGAGGAGGACGACGGCATGATCGAAGGGAGTGTTCTCCTTGTCGATGGTGTTGTAGCTGTCTCCTGCATGATCCCCTTCGAGGTAGGCGATGTGGTCCGATTGCGATCCGCTATGAAAGTCTTCGGCAACTGGAATGGAATAGCCAACCCAGGTGGGTGCGTCAGTGTGCTTCATGCGTTCGAGTTGTGGCTCGAGGCCGTTTGAGGCGGATGCGGTCGAGAGTTGTGCGTGGACGATGGAGGGTGGCTGTTGCGCGATGATGACGCTGGATGCGGAGAGGAGCGTGCCGAAGATAAATGTGCAGGTGAGGTGGCGCATGTAAGTCCTCCTTGAGTGGAACGTCACTTGAGCAGTTCGATCATGTAGTCGGTGGCGGCCTTGTCCTGTATGAGCGCGAGTTGCGAGACGATGGAGCGCTTGAGGTCGAGGTCTTTTTCAGCGCGGGCAAGTTCGACCATACGCGGGGCATCCTGCGTGATGAAGAGGGCGGAGATCACAGATTTTTTGATACGGGTGTCGGTTGAGGTGCGGTAGACCTCGACGAGGGTATTGTTGGCGCGCTTGCCTTGGAAGACAGCCATCATCTGGATGGCTTCACGCTGAAGGTCTGGGTTCATTTTGCCGGTGACCGCATCGTGGAGGATGGATTGAGCTTCGGGTGACTTGCTCTGAGCGAGGACGAAGATGGCCTGCTTCTTGACGCGTGTCGGCTGATTGCCGGAGAGGATGCCGCGCAGCATGGGGATGGCTCGGTTGGGGTCTTGATTGAGCAGGGAGTTGAGAGCGAGGATCTTGAGATCCTCGTCCGATGCGTGATCGGTGTGGACGTGGGTGTCGATATCGATGTCGATCGGTGGGATGGGGGGAATCGGCGGGATAGGAGGAATCTTCAGGTTGTCGAGGTTAACGTGGATATCGATTGCGAGCGCGCCGCAATCGTTGTTCCATGAGCTGGAGGGGAACTGTGCGCGAAGCATATCGCATGTAGTTGCTGCTTCGGTTCGGCGGGATATCTTGTTGAGCGAGTATGCCTTCCAGTACAGAGCGGCATCGGCGCGGTTGCTTTTGGCGGCGGCGGCGCGGTCGAACTCGCGGATAGCATCCGACCAGCGGTGCTCGTTCATGGCACGGGTTCCGGCGGCGTAGGCGCTGTTGTCACTGGGAGCGACGCTAGGCGAGCTGGGCGCAACTGGCTCGGGCACAAGAGCGTGTAGGGGCTGGATGGCGGCGAGGCCGATTAGTAAGGCGGAAGAGAGGATTGGGTAGTGAGCGAGGTTTTTCATGGTCGTGTGGTCCTTGGGTAGATCAAAGCTGGTCCCTGTTCTGCCGGAGGATGCGAATCTCGAAGAGAAGGCCATCGGTGTTCAGTTCGAAACGGAGATGCCAACCGCTATCGGGCGTGGTGGGTTCGTGGTCAATATTGATGAGCACACGACCAAGATTTTCAAGAACCGAGGCCTCGCCGAGATCGCCGTGCTCATGCGCAGTGCGGACATAGACCGCGTTCTGGAGCAGGAGCTCGTGCGCTTGTGCACGGGTGGATTCGTCGAGTGGGCCGGAGGTATGGTTGACCTCGGTCAGCAGACGTTCTGCGGTATCGAGGTGGTTGGCGATCTGGGGATCGGTTGGGGTGGTGGTCAGGGGGCCGTGACTCTTGATGGCAAGGCTTCCGGCGCTGGGGCTTATTGTCGGCCTCGGTCTCATGGTGGAGAGGAGAAGCAACGCTGCGACGGCTGCTGTTACTAGGGCGGCGACAGGCCATAGGATGAGGCGGAAGCGTCGAGGCTTCGCTGGGCTCAGGACGCTTAGATTGCCGCGAAGGCGCTCCCAGTTGCGGTCGAGATCAGGCTCTGGAACGGGGCGGGCGGAGAAGACGCGGAGGGTCTCGGCGATCGAGTCTGAAAGCTGTGCGCATTCTGCACAGCTTTCTACGTGTTCACGAATCGCTGCTTCATTCGTGCTCTCGCGGAGTTGATAGGCGATCAGATCTTCTTCGGATGGATGGTTCAATGGGCACCTCCTTCCACGAGGTAGAGAACTTTGCGCAGCTTGGAGACGGCGCGGAAGACAGCTTGCTTGGCCGAGTTGGCTGGAATGTTGAGAGCACTTGCGATGTCGGCGATGGGAAGATCCTCCATGTGGCGGAGTGTGAATGCGGTCCGCTCCATCGGGGTGAGCGCGGTCATGGCGGTTTGAATCAATCCGGAGGTTTCGGAGTTCAAGAGCACGCGCTCAGGGCCGGCGCTGCTATCGGCGATCTGCATGGTGCCATTCCCGGAAGATGGGTCCTCCGCGATTCGTACCGCTGTGTGCGAGAGATCGCGATTGCGGCGTTCGACGAGATTGATGGATGTGTTCATAGCGATTCGGGTGATCCAGGTGGAGAAGCTTGACTCCTGCCTGAAGGTGGAGAGCTTGTTGTAAGCGCGCAGAAACGCCTCCTGCGCTGCTTCCTCTGCATCGGCTTCGTTGCCGGTGACGCGGAAGGCGATGCGAAAGACGGAGCGGAAGTGACGATCCATCAGAACGCGGTAGGCGTCCCGATTGCCAGCGAGTATTTGCCTGATCGCGTCTGTCTCCGCTTTGTCCATTCGCACGATTAGACAACGAATATGGAGGGCGGTTAGGTTGCGAGAAAAATTTATTTAATGGAGGGAATTATCGAGTGGAGGGCTGGGGCGCCGTTGCGACATGGCGGTACTCCGGCGTGAAGCCGAGTTCCTTTGCCACGTTGAGGATGGAGTCGAAGTCCAGGCTGATGGTCGCGCCTGCCTTCTGGGTGACCTCGTCTTCGATGGGGAGATCGAAGTCGTCCGCTCCATAGGCTAATCCTTCGAGTGCGCGTTCGTTGCGGGTGAGTACGGAGGTGCGGATGCGCGGGATGTTGTCGAGGAAGATGCGGCTCAGTGCGAGGTGGCGCAGGTACTCGCCGTTGCCGATCTCGATGCCGCCGATCTGCGTGAAGTAGGGCTTGTAGGTCCAGCAGAGGAAGCTTGCGAGGCCGTGTGTCTCATCTTGAAACTGACGGGTGCGTTCGAGATGTTCCAGGCGCTCTTCGAGGGTTTCATCGAAGCCGATGACCATGGTTGCCGTTGTTCGCAGGCCAGCGTCGATGATGGCGCGCTGTGCCTCGAAGTATTGGGCTACGGTGTATTTGAATTTGCTGTGGCGCTTGCGGAAGTCTTCCGTGAGGATCTCTGAACCGCCGCCGGTAATCCATCGCACGCCTGCATCTTTGAAGCGCTGCGCGGTTGTGGCGTAGTCGAGCTTTGCGTGGTCGGCGAGATACATAAACTCAGCGATGGTGAGCGCGTAGAACTCCAAGCGATCGCCGTAACGGTCGCGGATGTTGCGGAAGAGATTGCAGTAGTAGTCCAGCGGAAGATGCGGATTGAAGCCGCCGTTGAAGGACACGAGATCTC includes the following:
- a CDS encoding RNA polymerase sigma factor, yielding MDKAETDAIRQILAGNRDAYRVLMDRHFRSVFRIAFRVTGNEADAEEAAQEAFLRAYNKLSTFRQESSFSTWITRIAMNTSINLVERRNRDLSHTAVRIAEDPSSGNGTMQIADSSAGPERVLLNSETSGLIQTAMTALTPMERTAFTLRHMEDLPIADIASALNIPANSAKQAVFRAVSKLRKVLYLVEGGAH
- a CDS encoding HEAT repeat domain-containing protein, with the translated sequence MRHLTCTFIFGTLLSASSVIIAQQPPSIVHAQLSTASASNGLEPQLERMKHTDAPTWVGYSIPVAEDFHSGSQSDHIAYLEGDHAGDSYNTIDKENTPFDHAVVLLRIASGHIENIRLENPDRQLDAGGLHFLWLNGVAPTDSIHTLQTIALKDDSNHLRDTAIFAISLHQSPETIPALISLTSPNNDLALREKAAFWLTNRHGHEGFAAIQHLARTDTDPKFREKLCFDLTLSKDSGALNELIRMAHSDTSPQVRKQAQFWMANIGGKKVAGDLRDLAENDPDNAVRKSAVFALSRLPGNEAATQLIQVASSSKEPSIRKQAVFWLGQSNDPRALDYLTKLLAQ
- a CDS encoding radical SAM protein encodes the protein MNTAELTFEQIHQTIAQGGRISRDEARWLWQNASIAELCDLAMQVRGRFHTPHSCTYMIMRIINYTNVCVAQCDYCAFYRLPGQEGGYVMKQEEVYTKLDELLALGGDLVSFNGGFNPHLPLDYYCNLFRNIRDRYGDRLEFYALTIAEFMYLADHAKLDYATTAQRFKDAGVRWITGGGSEILTEDFRKRHSKFKYTVAQYFEAQRAIIDAGLRTTATMVIGFDETLEERLEHLERTRQFQDETHGLASFLCWTYKPYFTQIGGIEIGNGEYLRHLALSRIFLDNIPRIRTSVLTRNERALEGLAYGADDFDLPIEDEVTQKAGATISLDFDSILNVAKELGFTPEYRHVATAPQPSTR
- a CDS encoding Do family serine endopeptidase; translation: MTALTNQLVVRARRIVVPTAAFLVLFLAVAFYFNHSGVHAASNPSSPLDDNSVASLTALDNAVESVAARVTPAVVNVAVTSKESPGQNSSDMQGQLQNLPPGFAQFFGGQIPQQQQGPQIEHGIGSGVIISPDGYIVTNNHVIDGAVQIRVTLHDRRILTAKLIGADKLTDLAVIKVDAKELPSISWGNSSQLHPGQTVLAFGSPFGYFQFSVTRGIVSAVDRPNPYSDDARKPGGYIQTDAAINPGNSGGPLVNAHGELIGINTFIISNSGSFAGAGFAIPSQIAKATVDQLIKTGSVHHGYIGIAMNDVTPANASFFHLQDASGAIVAQVTPDSPASRAGLEQGDVITGLNGSKVVNGSALQVAVSQIAPGNTISLGVLRDGSAKTLSLKVGEYHSGTQVASDDDASSPQGGKLGLAVNDLTPDLRQRLSVPAQVYGVAVQGVRPASPADDAGLAPGDVILEVNRKQIPSAEQFVSAVHAVPAGKDLLLLVWSKGNASYRVVHPEQAAG
- a CDS encoding HEAT repeat domain-containing protein translates to MKNLAHYPILSSALLIGLAAIQPLHALVPEPVAPSSPSVAPSDNSAYAAGTRAMNEHRWSDAIREFDRAAAAKSNRADAALYWKAYSLNKISRRTEAATTCDMLRAQFPSSSWNNDCGALAIDIHVNLDNLKIPPIPPIPPIPPIDIDIDTHVHTDHASDEDLKILALNSLLNQDPNRAIPMLRGILSGNQPTRVKKQAIFVLAQSKSPEAQSILHDAVTGKMNPDLQREAIQMMAVFQGKRANNTLVEVYRTSTDTRIKKSVISALFITQDAPRMVELARAEKDLDLKRSIVSQLALIQDKAATDYMIELLK